A region from the Cyprinus carpio isolate SPL01 unplaced genomic scaffold, ASM1834038v1 S000006593, whole genome shotgun sequence genome encodes:
- the LOC109069267 gene encoding trypsin II-P29-like, producing MKFNSALSAAGVTLLYITGSLCQLDVCGRAPLGDRIVGGENATAGDWPWQVSIHVFGLSHNCGGTLITKDWVLSAAHCFQSYLLSSVVMYFGRLSQSGSNLNETSRRASRVITHPNYDSSTIDNDIALIQLSSSVNFSDYIRPVCLGAAGSVFVGGTESWVTGWGRLQPGATQLPDVLQEVMIPVVSDSNCKKAYGGEITSNMICAGLLNEGGKGACQGDSGGPMVSRNGSLWIQSGIVSFGKECADPTYPTVFARVSRYQDWIKSYTGSNQPGFVEFNNDIQQSTPTTTTTPTTTTTKTTTKAPPQTSNSNFRSMPNLLLFPLSLTFSIIPFSLYHAS from the exons ATGAAGTTCAACAGCGCTTTGAGTGCTGCTGGAGTCACACTTCTCTACATAACAG GTTCCCTCTGCCAGTTAGATG TATGTGGTCGAGCCCCTCTCGGAGACAGGATTGTTGGAGGGGAGAACGCGACGGCAGGTGATTGGCCGTGGCAGGTCAGCATTCATGTATTTGGCCTAAGCCATAACTGTGGCGGGACTCTCATCACTAAAGACTGGGTTTTATCTGCAGCTCACTGCTTCCAGAG TTACCTTTTGTCTAGTGTTGTGATGTACTTCGGTCGTCTGAGCCAATCCGGCTCAAACCTTAATGAGACATCCAGGAGAGCGAGTCGAGTTATCACCCATCCTAACTATGACAGTTCTACTATTGACAACGACATAGCACTGATCCAGCTCTCTTCCTCTGTGAATTTCTCTGATTACATTAGGCCCGTCTGTCTGGGAGCAGCTGGGAGTGTATTTGTCGGAGGTACTGAGAGCTGGGTCACTGGATGGGGCAGGCTGCAACCTGGGG CCACCCAGCTTCCTGATGTACTGCAGGAGGTGATGATACCAGTTGTTAGTGACAGTAACTGTAAAAAGGCTTATGGAGGAGAAATCACGAGCAATATGATTTGTGCTGGATTGTTAAATGAGGGAGGAAAAGGTGCATGTCAG GGAGACTCTGGAGGTCCAATGGTCAGTAGGAACGGGTCCCTGTGGATACAATCCGGTATTGTAAGTTTTGGTAAAGAATGTGCTGACCCCACATATCCCACTGTGTTCGCAAGAGTCTCTCGGTACCAGGACTGGATCAAGTCTTACACGGGCAGCAACCAGCCTGGATTTGTTGAATTCAACAATGACATTCAACAATCGACTCCTACTACAACTACAACCCCAACTacaactacaactaaaactactACTAAAGCTCCACCTCAAACATCCAACTCCAACTTCAGAAGCATGCCCAACCTCCTCTTATTTCCACTTTCTCTCACATTCTCCATCATTCCTTTCTCCCTCTATCATGCTTCCTAA